The Odocoileus virginianus isolate 20LAN1187 ecotype Illinois chromosome 3, Ovbor_1.2, whole genome shotgun sequence genome includes a window with the following:
- the LOC110138356 gene encoding PDZ domain-containing protein GIPC3 has translation METTAASEARGAEAQRLPAPPPSPAEPPAASQTPSAPRARPRLVFRTQLAHGSPTGKIEGFTNVRELYAKIAEAFGIAPTEILFCTLNSHKVDMQKLLGGQIGLEDFIFAHVRGETKEVEVTKTEDALGLTITDNGAGYAFIKRIKEGSIINRIEAVCVGDSIEAINDHSIVGCRHYEVAKMLRELPKSQPFTLRLVQPKRAFDMIGQRSRSSKYPMEAKVSSGRETLRLRSGGAATVEEVPSEFEEEASRRVDDLLESYMGIRDPELASTMVETSKKTVSVQEFARHLDSVLGEFAFPDEFVVEVWAAIGEAREACG, from the exons ATGGAGACCACAGCGGCCAGCGAGGCCCGGGGGGCCGAGGCTCAGCGCCTGCCCGCGCCCCCGCCCTCGCCCGCCGAGCCCCCGGCGGCGTCCCAGACCCCAAGCGCGCCCCGCGCCCGCCCGCGCCTCGTCTTCCGCACGCAGCTGGCGCACGGCAGCCCCACCGGCAAGATCGAGGGCTTCACCAACGTGCGCGAACTCTACGCCAAGATCGCCGAGGCTTTCGGAATCGCGCCCACCGAG ATCTTATTCTGCACCCTAAACAGCCACAAGGTGGACATGCAGAAACTCCTGGGCGGCCAGATAGGGTTGGAGGACTTTATCTTTGCCCATGTGCGCGGCGAGACCAAGGAGGTGGAGGTCACTAAGACGGAGGATGCCCTGGGACTGACCATCACGGACAATGGGGCCGGCTATGCCTTCATCAAG AGGATCAAGGAAGGCAGCATCATCAACCGAATCGAGGCAGTGTGTGTGGGAGACAGCATTGAGGCCATAAATGACCACTCGATCGTCGGCTGCCGCCACTACGAGGTGGCCAAGATGCTGCGTGAGCTGCCAAAGTCTCAGCCCTTCACCCTGCGGCTGGTGCAGCCCAAGAGAGCCTTCG ATATGATCGGCCAGAGGAGCCGGAGCAGCAAATACCCAATGGAAGCGAAAGTCAGCAGTGGGAGGGAGACCCTGCGGCTTCGGTCTGGGGGGGCCGCCACTGTAGAGGAAGTG CCCAGTGAATTCGAGGAGGAGGCATCTCGGAGGGTGGACGACCTGCTGGAGAGTTACATGGGCATTAGGGACCCAGAGCTGG CATCCACCATGGTGGAGACCTCCAAGAAGACAGTGAGCGTCCAGGAGTTTGCACGCCATTTAGACTCCGTCTTGGGCGAGTTCGCCTTCCCGGACGAGTTTGTGGTGGAGGTGTGGGCCGCCATCGGcgaggccagggaagcctgtggctAG
- the HMG20B gene encoding SWI/SNF-related matrix-associated actin-dependent regulator of chromatin subfamily E member 1-related: MSHGPKQPGAASAPASGKAPGQHGGFVVAVKQERGDGPRAGEKGSHEEEPVKKRGWPKGKKRKKILPNGPKAPVTGYVRFLNERREQIRTRHPDLPFPEITKMLGAEWSKLQPAEKQRYLDEAEREKQQYMKELRAYQQSEAYKMCAEKIQEKKIKKEDSGSGLMNTLLNGHKGGDCDGFSTFDVPIFTEEFLDQNKAREAELRRLRKMNVAFEEQNAVLQRHTQSMSSARERLEQELALEERRTLALQQQLQAVRQALTASFASLPVPGTGETPTLSTLDFYMARLHGAIERDPAQHEKLIVRIKEILAQVASEHL; this comes from the exons ATGTCCCACGGCCCCAAGCAGCCCGGCGCGGCCTCAGC GCCGGCGAGCGGCAAGGCTCCAGGACAGCATGGGGGCTTCGTGGTGGCTGTCAAGCAAGAGCGCGGCGACGGCCCGCGGGCCGGAGAGAAGGGGTCCCACGAAGAGGAG CCGGTGAAGAAGCGCGGCTGGCCCAAAGGCAAGAAGCGGAAGAAGATCCTGCCGAATGGGCCCAAGGCACCTGTCACCGGCTACGTGCGTTTCCTAAACGAGCGGCGCGAGCAGATCCGGACGCGCCACCCGGACCTGCCCTTTCCCGAGATCACCAAGATGCTGGGTGCCGAGTGGAGCAAGCTGCAGCCAGCGGAGAAACAG CGGTACTTGGACGAGGCTGAACGGGAGAAGCAGCAGTACATGAAGGAGCTGAGGGCCTACCAGCAGTCAGAAGCCTACAAGATGTGTGCGGAGAAGATCCAGGAAAAGAAGATCAAGAAAG agGACTCCGGCTCTGGGCTTATGAATACCCTTTTGAATGGACACAAG GGTGGGGACTGTGATGGCTTCTCAACTTTCGACGTCCCCATTTTCACTGAAGAGTTCTTGGACCAAAACAAAG CGCGGGAGGCGGAGCTGCGGCGCCTGCGGAAGATGAACGTGGCCTTCGAGGAGCAGAACGCGGTGCTGCAGAGGCACACGCAGAGCATGAGCAGCGCGCGCGAGCGTTTGGAGCAGGAGCTGGCGCTGGAGGAGCGGCGGACGCTGGCGCtgcagcagcagctccaggcGGTGCGCCAGGCGCTCACCGCCAGCTTCGCTTCGCTGCCAGTGCCGG GCACCGGCGAAACGCCCACGCTCAGCACTCTGGATTTCTACATGGCCCGGCTGCATGGCGCCATCGAGCGCGACCCCGCCCAGCACGAGAAGCTCATCGTCCGCATCAAGGAGATCCTGGCCCAGGTCGCCAG TGAGCATCTATGA